From Oryza sativa Japonica Group chromosome 4, ASM3414082v1, one genomic window encodes:
- the LOC112938758 gene encoding small ribosomal subunit protein uS7cz/uS7cy — translation MSRRGTAEKRTAKSDPIFRNRLVNMVVNRIMKDGKKSLAYQILYRAVKKIQQKTETNPLLVLRQAIRRVTPNIGVKTRRNKKGSTRKVPIEIGSKQGRALAIRWLLEASQKRPGRNMAFKLSSELVDAAKGGGGAIRKKEATHRMAEANRALAHFR, via the coding sequence ATGTCACGTCGAGGTACTGCAGAAAAAAGAACTGCAAAATCCGATCCAATTTTTCGTAATCGATTAGTTAACATGGTGGTTAACCGTATTATGAAAGACGGAAAAAAATCATTGGCTTATCAAATTCTCTATCGAGCCGTGAAAAAGATTCAACAAAAGACAGAAACAAATCCACTATTGGTTTTACGTCAAGCAATACGTAGAGTAACTCCCAATATAGGAGTAAAAACAAGACGTAATAAAAAAGGATCGACGCGGAAAGTTCCGATTGAAATAGGATCTAAACAAGGAAGAGCACTTGCCATTCGTTGGTTATTAGAAGCATCCCAAAAGCGTCCGGGTCGAAATATGGCTTTCAAATTAAGTTCCGAATTAGTAGATGCTGCCAAAGGGGGTGGGGGTGCCATACGCAAAAAGGAAGCGACTCATAGAATGGCAGAGGCAAATAGAGCTCTTGCACATTTTCGTTAA